AATCCCAAATAAGCTGCACCAGCTGTGACGGTCGCTTCATGGCCGACTCTCCAACCGCACCTGATGGGACCCTCTACCTTCATCAGAGCCCACAGATTAGCGGTTGGGGCCAGCGCGCAAGAATGCTTAACGCTAGCCGCACAGCGAGCGGGCCAAATCCAGGTCAAAATACGGGCGATCACCGGCATCGCCCGCCAGCGGGCGAAACGGCCGGCCGGGGTCACCCAGGCAATCGAGCACTAGGGCCGCCTCGCTAAAATCCTGCGCCTGAGTGTAGGCATTGACCGTCACCACCGTGGGGCTGCCCGCCGCAACGGCGGCGCGCAGCCCCGAGCGCGAATCTTCAAAGGCCAAGCACTCGTGCGGCGAGAGCCCCATCTCGCGCAGCAAGTAGTGATAGACCTCGGGGTCGGGTTTTTTCTGGGCCACTACCTCGCCGGTTGCGAGTTGCTCGAACCAATCCGGGTGGGCAGTTTGGAGGGTGCTCTCGAGCAACGCCATGACGTTGGGCCGGGCACTGGTGGTGGCGATCGCCAGGCGGAGTCCGGCCTGATGGGCCTGCTGCAACAACCGCTCGACGCCGGGGCGAAGCGGGATCTGGCCCTGGCGCAGCAGCTGCTGGTAGTGCTGGGTCTTGGCGCGGTGCAGCTCGGCGGCGAATTCTGCCAGCGGCTTGGGCGGCTCCCAGTTGGGGTGCTGGTGGGTGACGTAGTGTTGGATGCGCTCCTTGCCACCGGGCACGGCCAGCAGCTCGCCGTAGCGCTCCACCGACCAATCCCAGTCTAGGCCGGCATCGGCAAAGG
The genomic region above belongs to Cyanobacteria bacterium QS_8_64_29 and contains:
- a CDS encoding phosphatase; protein product: MSQLRALLFDVDGTLADTERDGHRVAFNRAFADAGLDWDWSVERYGELLAVPGGKERIQHYVTHQHPNWEPPKPLAEFAAELHRAKTQHYQQLLRQGQIPLRPGVERLLQQAHQAGLRLAIATTSARPNVMALLESTLQTAHPDWFEQLATGEVVAQKKPDPEVYHYLLREMGLSPHECLAFEDSRSGLRAAVAAGSPTVVTVNAYTQAQDFSEAALVLDCLGDPGRPFRPLAGDAGDRPYFDLDLARSLCG